Proteins encoded together in one Salarchaeum sp. JOR-1 window:
- a CDS encoding Lrp/AsnC family transcriptional regulator, producing the protein MDLDGDWRNRLDDTDARLVDGFQSGFPVEERPFRAVARALDTTEDDVLERVERLLEMGVFRRFGAVLNPPVIGSSTLAAVRAPDDRFEEIAETINAHRQVNHNYRRDHEYNMWFVVTAASKDVRDRILADIERETGCEVLDLPMLTDYYIDLEFPVMNTDRFAREALQAPPTERAGSDGPPVRERLERTDVTATRLSETARSDLSALERTLILEIQNGFPLTATPYADIADAIGADTDDVLAAVDRLLADNCIKRVGCVVNHVATGFTNNCMVVWDVPDDDLDAYGQTVGELPYVTLCYHRPRRPDQDWPYNLFTMVHGRDPDAVDGKIDELATDYLPVPHERLYSTEKLKQTGAQYEELV; encoded by the coding sequence ATGGACCTCGACGGCGACTGGCGCAACCGCCTCGACGACACCGACGCCCGCCTCGTAGACGGCTTCCAGAGCGGCTTCCCCGTCGAAGAACGCCCGTTCCGCGCTGTCGCGCGCGCGCTCGACACCACCGAGGACGACGTGCTCGAACGCGTCGAGCGCCTCCTCGAGATGGGCGTGTTCCGGCGGTTCGGCGCGGTTCTCAACCCGCCCGTCATCGGCAGCTCCACGCTCGCCGCCGTCCGCGCGCCCGACGACCGATTCGAGGAGATAGCCGAGACCATCAACGCCCACCGGCAGGTGAACCACAACTACCGCCGCGACCACGAGTACAACATGTGGTTCGTCGTCACCGCCGCCTCCAAGGACGTCCGCGACCGCATCCTCGCCGACATCGAACGCGAAACGGGCTGTGAGGTTCTCGACCTCCCGATGCTCACGGACTACTACATCGACCTCGAATTCCCCGTGATGAACACGGATCGGTTCGCGCGGGAGGCGCTGCAAGCGCCTCCGACCGAACGAGCGGGGAGCGACGGCCCGCCAGTACGGGAGCGCCTGGAGCGAACGGACGTGACCGCCACCCGACTCAGCGAGACCGCGCGCTCCGACCTCTCCGCGCTCGAACGCACGCTCATCCTCGAAATCCAGAACGGGTTCCCGCTCACTGCGACGCCGTACGCGGACATCGCGGACGCAATCGGCGCCGACACGGACGACGTGCTCGCCGCTGTCGACCGCCTCCTCGCCGACAACTGCATCAAGCGCGTCGGCTGCGTCGTCAACCACGTCGCCACCGGGTTCACGAACAACTGCATGGTCGTCTGGGACGTGCCAGACGACGACCTCGACGCGTACGGCCAGACCGTCGGCGAACTCCCCTACGTCACGCTCTGCTACCACCGCCCCCGCCGACCAGACCAGGACTGGCCGTACAATCTCTTCACGATGGTACACGGCCGCGACCCCGACGCCGTCGACGGGAAAATCGACGAGCTCGCCACCGACTACCTGCCCGTCCCACACGAACGCCTCTACTCCACCGAGAAACTGAAACAGACCGGCGCGCAGTACGAAGAACTCGTCTAA
- a CDS encoding cupin domain-containing protein, protein MKHVAIDDVDTEVNSLQVHDVRKPVSRALGTTDFAMNYFELAPGDSFSGGLHTHHDQEEVFYVESGTATFDVGKDRREVDVGERELVRFEPGEFQTGYNDTDERVVGWALGAPGSQHDWDDIQSYVYCPDCEDEREHDLALVDGAFELTCTDCGNTQG, encoded by the coding sequence ATGAAGCACGTCGCTATCGACGACGTCGACACCGAAGTCAACTCGCTCCAGGTTCACGACGTCCGCAAACCCGTCTCGCGCGCCCTCGGCACCACCGACTTCGCGATGAACTACTTCGAACTCGCGCCCGGCGACAGCTTCTCCGGCGGCCTCCACACCCACCACGACCAGGAAGAAGTGTTCTACGTCGAATCCGGCACCGCGACCTTCGACGTCGGGAAAGACCGACGCGAAGTCGACGTCGGCGAACGCGAACTCGTCCGCTTCGAACCCGGCGAGTTCCAGACCGGCTACAACGACACCGACGAACGCGTCGTCGGCTGGGCGCTCGGCGCACCCGGAAGCCAACACGACTGGGACGACATCCAATCCTACGTCTACTGTCCCGACTGCGAGGACGAACGCGAACACGACCTCGCGCTCGTCGACGGCGCCTTCGAACTCACCTGCACCGACTGCGGAAACACGCAGGGCTAA
- a CDS encoding FxsA family protein has protein sequence MKRLLAALLLVPLLDMLFLVFLSTMLSWEVLVALVVLTALLGMLFVRAEGRHTLRRIQQALAEGRPPTDELVDGGLLLVAGAFLLTPGLVTDAIGLLFVVPVTRAPIRWALKKYVITPRLDAKTGGFASGHVYTFGFPDDGANAPGGNANPGENTYDLSEDAYDVEFDDNEDDRRK, from the coding sequence ATGAAACGGCTGCTCGCGGCACTCCTCCTCGTGCCCTTGCTCGACATGCTCTTCCTCGTGTTCCTCTCCACGATGCTCTCGTGGGAGGTGCTCGTCGCGCTCGTCGTCCTCACCGCCCTCCTCGGCATGCTGTTCGTGCGCGCCGAGGGCCGCCACACGCTCAGGCGGATCCAGCAGGCGCTCGCGGAGGGCCGCCCGCCCACCGACGAACTCGTGGACGGCGGCCTGCTGCTCGTCGCCGGCGCGTTCCTCCTCACCCCCGGCCTCGTCACGGACGCCATCGGCCTCCTGTTCGTCGTTCCAGTGACCCGCGCGCCGATCCGCTGGGCGCTCAAGAAGTACGTCATCACCCCCAGGCTCGACGCGAAAACGGGCGGCTTCGCCAGCGGCCACGTCTACACGTTCGGCTTCCCGGACGACGGCGCGAACGCCCCCGGCGGGAACGCGAACCCCGGCGAGAACACGTACGACCTCAGCGAGGACGCCTACGACGTGGAATTCGACGACAACGAAGACGACCGCCGGAAGTAA
- a CDS encoding DUF255 domain-containing protein translates to MDESADATKVEWREWGDAAFEEAESEDNPLLLSLVTRWSRRCREMDEGAYADPRVAANLNEEFVPVRADADRHPRVRERYNMGGFPSTVFLTPSGAHIAGATYLDTDGFRQVIERVHRVWEDKGADAARVPRALRDAEPPAGEVTAEIERLVAGQLDEKFDSDFAGWGSSEKFPLPDTVEFALKRERYQATQTLDALERNLRADSGAFGRFAHGRDWSDPQREYLLETNAALLRAYSHAYLVTGDDSYESIASDLVDYLTGTLWTGDAFGNAELAEAGARTPVDDTAFAAGNARAADALAWYAAYADDDTARRYAERALDFLDTLVEDGTVVHFDDPSSESGLLADHAAATRAYATAAQVLDREYLSRAEAVASDAIDRLQSESGAFDDGPRAGVGLLEKPLHPIDDNALFANALVDLRYLADDPAYREAAADAVGAFAGAAERMGVQVAGYATAASRLVTRPLTIELGASAGSDLHRAAVRLADHEKVVVPDAPGVDADTARVVTAHATREGAETPAELADLVQELL, encoded by the coding sequence ATGGACGAGTCCGCGGACGCGACGAAGGTGGAGTGGCGCGAGTGGGGCGACGCGGCGTTCGAGGAAGCCGAATCCGAGGACAACCCCCTCCTGTTGTCGCTGGTGACGCGGTGGAGTCGGCGGTGTCGCGAGATGGACGAGGGCGCGTACGCCGACCCCCGGGTCGCCGCGAACCTGAACGAGGAGTTCGTGCCCGTGCGTGCGGACGCCGACCGCCACCCGCGGGTGCGGGAACGCTACAACATGGGCGGGTTTCCCTCGACGGTGTTCTTGACGCCGTCGGGCGCGCACATCGCGGGAGCGACCTACCTCGACACGGACGGGTTCCGGCAGGTCATCGAGCGCGTGCACCGCGTCTGGGAGGACAAGGGCGCTGACGCGGCGCGGGTGCCGCGCGCGCTCCGGGACGCGGAACCGCCCGCGGGCGAGGTCACCGCGGAAATCGAACGGTTGGTCGCGGGCCAGCTGGACGAGAAGTTCGACTCGGACTTCGCTGGCTGGGGGTCGAGCGAGAAGTTCCCGCTCCCCGACACCGTGGAGTTCGCGCTGAAGCGCGAGCGCTACCAGGCGACCCAGACGCTCGACGCCCTCGAGCGCAACCTCCGCGCGGACTCCGGCGCGTTCGGCCGGTTCGCGCACGGCCGCGACTGGAGCGACCCCCAGCGCGAGTACCTCCTCGAAACGAACGCCGCGCTCCTCCGCGCGTACAGCCACGCCTACCTCGTCACGGGCGACGACTCCTACGAGTCTATCGCGTCCGACCTCGTGGACTACCTCACGGGCACGCTCTGGACGGGCGACGCGTTCGGGAACGCCGAACTCGCGGAGGCGGGCGCGCGGACGCCCGTGGACGACACCGCGTTCGCCGCCGGGAACGCCCGCGCCGCCGACGCGCTCGCGTGGTACGCCGCGTACGCGGACGACGACACCGCGCGCCGGTACGCCGAACGCGCGCTCGACTTCCTCGACACGCTCGTCGAAGACGGCACGGTGGTGCACTTCGACGACCCGAGCAGCGAGTCCGGACTGCTCGCCGACCACGCCGCCGCGACCCGCGCGTACGCCACCGCCGCCCAGGTGCTCGACCGCGAGTACCTCTCTCGTGCGGAAGCCGTCGCGTCCGACGCCATCGACCGCCTCCAGTCGGAGAGCGGCGCGTTCGACGACGGCCCGCGCGCTGGCGTCGGCCTCCTTGAGAAACCACTCCACCCGATCGACGACAACGCCCTGTTCGCGAACGCGCTCGTCGACCTCCGCTACCTCGCGGACGACCCCGCGTACCGGGAGGCCGCGGCCGACGCCGTCGGCGCGTTCGCCGGCGCGGCCGAGCGGATGGGCGTGCAGGTCGCCGGGTACGCCACCGCCGCGTCCCGCCTCGTCACGCGACCGCTCACCATCGAACTCGGCGCGAGCGCGGGCAGCGATCTCCACCGCGCGGCCGTCCGCCTCGCCGACCACGAGAAGGTCGTCGTCCCCGACGCGCCCGGCGTGGACGCGGACACCGCGCGCGTCGTCACCGCGCACGCGACCCGCGAGGGCGCAGAGACGCCCGCGGAACTCGCCGACCTCGTCCAGGAGTTACTGTAA
- a CDS encoding TrmB family transcriptional regulator yields MASLKDLGLSDYEASAYRALLETGPATAKELSEASGVPMGRIYDVLASIEAQHLVRSQAASRPKKYAAVDPEDALERLLDDRKRELNEKADQYEAVVNELASDLAAPTAPDAGFWTAAVGSDETVDLLLERLDTADDRIVLFSAAPSSGLDIGDVSSRITDHLLDALDRGVTVSVLLARDLSHELPDEVNAVYVSELAEHDDFSVRIGDTVDSNVVVIDGAEVCIEMPNPVQPDESFALVALKDPAFADDVTAEFEESWTDATTLE; encoded by the coding sequence ATGGCCAGCCTGAAAGACCTCGGACTCTCCGACTACGAGGCGAGCGCGTACCGCGCGCTCCTCGAAACCGGCCCGGCAACCGCGAAGGAGTTGTCCGAGGCGAGCGGCGTCCCCATGGGACGCATCTACGACGTGCTCGCGAGTATCGAAGCCCAGCACCTCGTCCGCAGTCAAGCCGCGAGCAGGCCGAAGAAGTACGCCGCCGTCGACCCCGAGGACGCCCTCGAGCGCCTCCTCGACGACCGGAAACGCGAACTCAACGAGAAAGCAGACCAGTACGAGGCAGTCGTGAACGAACTCGCGAGCGACCTCGCCGCACCCACCGCGCCAGACGCGGGCTTCTGGACTGCCGCCGTCGGTTCCGACGAGACTGTCGACCTCCTCCTCGAACGCCTCGACACCGCCGACGACCGCATCGTCCTCTTCTCGGCCGCGCCGTCCTCCGGCCTCGACATCGGCGACGTCTCCAGTCGCATCACCGACCACCTCCTCGACGCCCTCGACCGCGGCGTCACCGTCTCCGTCCTCCTCGCCCGCGACCTCTCCCACGAACTCCCCGACGAAGTCAACGCCGTCTACGTCTCCGAACTCGCCGAACACGACGACTTCAGCGTCCGAATCGGCGACACCGTCGACAGCAACGTCGTCGTCATCGACGGCGCGGAAGTCTGCATCGAGATGCCGAACCCCGTTCAGCCCGACGAGTCCTTCGCGCTCGTCGCCCTCAAGGATCCCGCGTTCGCCGACGACGTGACCGCCGAGTTCGAGGAGAGCTGGACGGACGCCACCACGCTCGAATAG
- the mptA gene encoding GTP cyclohydrolase MptA has protein sequence MTEQLPDVQASTPDVSVGLSQVGVTGVEKLVKIARPEKRPLVFSAEFEVYVDLPRERKGIDMSRNMEVIDETLEAAVSEPAYRIEDVCGEAANRLLEKHDYTSQASVEMEAQYVTQDETPESGKPTQGTMDFLASATAQEGERTREEVGVRVTGMTVCPCSQQMMSARARDKLRELGVESDDVKEFLREVPQAGHSQRGHATLTIETAGEPDVDLIELSELAKDSMSARIYNMAKRPDEDHMTYEAHANARFVEDCVRAMAESVVSEYDHLADDAVVTMKQSNDESIHQHNAHAERIATLGDLRAEVTE, from the coding sequence ATGACCGAGCAACTGCCGGACGTGCAGGCGTCGACCCCGGACGTCTCCGTCGGACTGAGCCAGGTGGGCGTGACGGGCGTGGAGAAACTCGTGAAGATAGCGCGCCCCGAGAAGCGCCCGCTCGTCTTCTCCGCGGAGTTCGAGGTGTACGTCGACCTCCCGCGGGAGCGCAAGGGAATCGACATGAGCCGGAACATGGAGGTCATCGACGAGACGCTCGAGGCCGCGGTGAGCGAGCCCGCATACCGCATCGAGGACGTGTGCGGGGAGGCCGCGAACCGCCTGCTCGAAAAACACGACTACACGTCCCAGGCTAGCGTGGAGATGGAGGCGCAGTACGTCACGCAGGACGAGACGCCCGAATCGGGGAAGCCGACGCAGGGCACGATGGACTTCCTCGCCTCGGCGACCGCACAGGAGGGCGAGCGCACGCGCGAGGAGGTCGGCGTGCGCGTCACCGGAATGACGGTGTGTCCGTGCAGCCAGCAGATGATGAGCGCACGCGCTCGCGACAAACTCCGCGAGCTCGGCGTCGAGAGCGACGACGTGAAGGAGTTCCTCCGCGAGGTGCCGCAGGCCGGGCACAGCCAGCGCGGACACGCGACGCTCACCATCGAGACGGCGGGCGAACCCGACGTCGACCTCATCGAACTCTCCGAGCTCGCGAAGGACTCGATGAGCGCCCGCATCTACAACATGGCCAAGCGCCCCGACGAGGATCACATGACGTACGAGGCGCACGCGAACGCCCGGTTCGTCGAGGACTGCGTGCGCGCGATGGCCGAGAGCGTGGTCTCCGAGTACGACCACCTCGCAGACGACGCGGTCGTGACGATGAAGCAGTCGAACGACGAGTCCATCCACCAGCACAACGCGCACGCCGAACGAATCGCGACGCTCGGCGACCTGCGGGCGGAAGTCACAGAGTAG
- a CDS encoding NAD(+)/NADH kinase, whose protein sequence is MRVGIVAQRGNARAAYLAADIADALPETVEVWVDEESAEAAGLEGHEVSAFSTCDLVVSIGGDGTFLFAARGAGSVPILGVNLGEVGFLNAVAPEDAVAAVKQEVERYLETGAVRSRDVPRIEASGADWVLTPALNEVVVQGPQRGHGQGVSVEVRVDGSLYTASHADGVLVSTPTGSTAYNLSEGGPLVQPGVHGFVVTGMCAEDAMPPLVTRTDSEVTVRVDDADHAVVSSDGSNTREIETPSEVTLREADEPARVAGPASDFFQALGKLE, encoded by the coding sequence ATGCGTGTGGGAATCGTCGCGCAGCGCGGGAACGCGCGCGCGGCCTACCTCGCGGCGGACATCGCGGACGCGCTCCCCGAGACGGTCGAGGTGTGGGTGGACGAGGAGAGCGCGGAGGCCGCCGGCCTGGAGGGCCACGAGGTCTCGGCGTTCTCGACGTGCGACCTCGTGGTGAGCATCGGCGGGGACGGGACGTTCCTGTTCGCGGCGCGGGGCGCGGGGAGCGTGCCGATTCTCGGCGTGAACCTCGGCGAGGTCGGCTTCCTGAACGCGGTCGCGCCGGAGGACGCCGTGGCGGCGGTGAAACAGGAGGTCGAGCGCTACCTCGAGACGGGCGCGGTTCGCTCGCGGGACGTGCCGCGCATCGAGGCGTCGGGCGCGGACTGGGTGCTCACGCCGGCCTTGAACGAAGTCGTCGTACAGGGCCCGCAGCGCGGGCACGGACAGGGCGTCAGCGTCGAAGTTCGAGTGGACGGCTCGCTGTACACGGCGAGTCACGCGGACGGCGTGCTCGTCTCCACCCCCACGGGAAGCACGGCGTACAACCTCAGCGAGGGCGGGCCGCTCGTCCAGCCCGGCGTGCACGGGTTCGTCGTCACCGGAATGTGCGCGGAGGACGCGATGCCGCCGCTCGTCACGCGGACGGATAGCGAGGTCACCGTGCGCGTGGACGACGCCGACCACGCGGTCGTGTCGAGCGACGGCTCGAACACGCGCGAAATCGAGACGCCGAGCGAGGTGACGCTCCGCGAGGCGGACGAACCCGCGCGGGTCGCGGGGCCGGCGAGCGACTTCTTCCAGGCGCTCGGAAAACTGGAGTGA
- a CDS encoding DUF2240 family protein, with amino-acid sequence MSLRVTVAAPFKQRGKARIGEHEFVVALSLDRDWLSPDQAKRVIDIATGEGLVSRDDGDLIADFDLDSVEIPDDFSPDKSVFRERSAFERAVDALEADGLEKQEVVAAVNELQQEVGITADAAAVVYARREGVDVDDAAAKAREEL; translated from the coding sequence ATGAGTCTTCGCGTGACGGTCGCGGCCCCGTTCAAACAGCGGGGGAAGGCCCGGATCGGCGAACACGAGTTCGTGGTGGCGCTCTCCCTCGACCGGGACTGGCTGTCGCCCGATCAGGCAAAGCGCGTCATCGACATCGCCACCGGAGAGGGCCTCGTCTCGCGTGACGACGGCGACCTCATCGCGGACTTCGACCTCGATTCGGTCGAGATCCCGGATGACTTCTCGCCGGACAAGTCGGTGTTCCGGGAGCGCTCGGCGTTCGAGCGCGCGGTGGACGCACTCGAAGCGGACGGCCTGGAGAAGCAGGAGGTCGTCGCGGCCGTGAACGAACTCCAGCAGGAAGTCGGTATCACGGCGGACGCGGCGGCAGTGGTGTACGCGCGCCGCGAGGGCGTGGACGTGGACGACGCGGCCGCGAAGGCCCGGGAGGAGCTCTGA
- a CDS encoding 30S ribosomal protein S8e → MQYQGRSKRTKTGGRSRPHSKKKKHELGRSPTETTVGEPKFRTVDSRGGEEKVRTLSTNVANVTEDGETTHATIEDVTENEANPNYVRRNIITKGALIETDAGTARVTSRPGQEGQVNAVIVDE, encoded by the coding sequence ATGCAATACCAGGGCCGCTCCAAGCGCACGAAAACGGGTGGGCGCAGTCGACCGCACAGCAAGAAGAAAAAGCACGAACTCGGCCGCAGCCCCACCGAGACCACCGTCGGCGAACCCAAGTTCCGCACCGTCGACTCCCGCGGCGGCGAGGAGAAAGTCCGCACGCTCTCCACGAACGTCGCGAACGTCACCGAGGACGGCGAGACCACGCACGCCACCATCGAGGACGTCACCGAGAACGAGGCGAACCCGAACTACGTCCGCCGGAACATCATCACGAAGGGCGCGCTCATCGAGACGGACGCCGGCACCGCCCGCGTCACGTCTCGCCCCGGCCAGGAAGGCCAGGTCAACGCCGTCATCGTCGACGAATAA
- a CDS encoding CDC48 family AAA ATPase: MNEVQLEVAKAYPNDSGRGIARLDPDTLLHLKLSPGDIIEIEGAETTAAKVWRADRQDWNTDTVRIDGFTRQNADVGIGERVEIRKAEAEKADKLVLAPPEEASVQFGSDAAGMVKRQILKRPVVARDIVPVMSSTNHPFMRSPGQAIPLIAVETEPEGVCLVTEDTDVELREEPISGFERTGGGITYEDIGGLQNEIQRVREMVELPMKHPQIFQKLGIEPPQGVLLHGPPGTGKTLLAKAVANETSASFFSIAGPEIISKYYGESEQQLREIFEDAKDDSPSIIFIDELDSIAPKREDVTGEVERRVVAQLLTMMDGLEGRGQVIVIAATNRVDAVDPALRRPGRFDREIEIGVPDEVGREEILKIHTRGMPLSDDVNLGNLADDTHGFVGADIESLTKEAAMRALRRYLPEIDLDEEDIPPSLIDRMIVKRQDFRGALNEVEPSAMREVLVELPKISWDDVGGLTDAKQQVQESIEWPLNSPEKFGRMGVEPPSGVLLYGPPGTGKTLMAKAVANETNANFISVRGPQLLSKWVGESEKAIRQTFRKARQVSPTIIFFDELDSLAPGRGQNAGNNVSERVVNQLLTELDGLEDMEDVMVIGATNRPDIIDPALIRSGRFDRMVMVGQPDTEGRERILRIHTDDTPLAPDVSLRELAEITDGYVGSDLANIAREAAIEALREDDDATEVGMRHFRKAMENVRPTINDDLLDYYEDVEEQFKGGQTPETGREGGHIGFQ; encoded by the coding sequence ATGAACGAAGTCCAACTCGAGGTCGCGAAAGCCTACCCGAACGACTCGGGCAGAGGTATCGCGCGCCTCGACCCCGACACGCTACTCCACCTGAAGCTCAGCCCGGGCGACATCATCGAGATCGAGGGCGCGGAGACCACGGCCGCGAAGGTCTGGCGCGCCGACCGGCAGGACTGGAACACGGATACCGTTCGCATCGACGGGTTCACCCGGCAGAACGCCGACGTCGGTATCGGCGAACGCGTCGAGATACGAAAGGCCGAAGCGGAGAAAGCGGACAAGCTCGTGCTCGCGCCGCCCGAGGAAGCCTCGGTGCAGTTCGGCAGCGACGCCGCCGGCATGGTCAAGCGCCAGATTCTCAAGCGGCCGGTCGTCGCGCGCGACATCGTCCCCGTGATGTCCTCGACGAACCACCCGTTCATGCGCTCGCCCGGCCAGGCGATTCCGCTCATCGCCGTCGAGACCGAACCCGAGGGAGTCTGCCTCGTCACCGAAGACACCGACGTGGAACTCCGCGAGGAACCCATCAGCGGGTTCGAGCGCACCGGCGGCGGCATCACGTACGAGGACATCGGCGGCCTCCAGAACGAGATTCAGCGCGTCCGGGAGATGGTCGAACTCCCGATGAAGCACCCCCAGATATTCCAGAAGCTCGGCATCGAGCCGCCGCAGGGCGTGCTCCTCCACGGCCCGCCCGGAACGGGGAAGACGCTCCTCGCGAAGGCCGTCGCCAACGAGACGAGCGCGTCCTTTTTCTCCATCGCCGGCCCCGAGATCATCTCGAAGTACTACGGAGAGTCCGAACAGCAGTTGCGGGAGATATTCGAGGACGCGAAGGACGACTCGCCGTCCATCATCTTCATCGACGAACTCGACAGCATCGCGCCGAAGCGCGAGGACGTGACGGGCGAGGTCGAGCGCCGCGTCGTCGCGCAGCTGTTGACGATGATGGACGGCCTCGAAGGCCGCGGCCAGGTCATCGTCATCGCCGCCACGAACCGCGTCGACGCCGTCGACCCCGCGCTCCGCCGGCCCGGCCGGTTCGACCGCGAAATCGAAATCGGCGTCCCCGACGAGGTCGGCCGCGAGGAAATCCTGAAGATTCACACGCGCGGCATGCCGCTGTCGGACGACGTGAACCTCGGGAACCTCGCGGACGACACGCACGGCTTCGTCGGCGCGGACATCGAGAGCCTCACCAAGGAGGCCGCGATGCGCGCGCTCCGGCGCTACCTCCCCGAGATCGACCTCGACGAGGAGGACATCCCGCCGAGCCTCATCGACCGCATGATCGTGAAGCGCCAGGACTTCCGCGGCGCGCTCAACGAGGTCGAGCCCTCCGCGATGCGCGAAGTCCTCGTCGAACTCCCGAAGATATCGTGGGACGACGTGGGCGGCCTCACCGACGCGAAACAGCAGGTGCAGGAGTCCATCGAGTGGCCGCTGAACTCCCCCGAGAAGTTCGGGCGGATGGGCGTCGAACCGCCGAGCGGCGTCCTCCTCTACGGCCCGCCCGGCACCGGGAAGACGCTGATGGCGAAAGCCGTCGCGAACGAGACGAACGCGAACTTCATCAGCGTCCGCGGCCCCCAGCTTCTCTCGAAGTGGGTGGGTGAGTCGGAGAAGGCCATCCGGCAGACGTTCCGGAAGGCCCGGCAGGTCAGCCCGACCATCATCTTCTTCGACGAGCTCGACAGCCTCGCGCCCGGCCGCGGCCAGAACGCCGGGAACAACGTCTCAGAGCGCGTCGTCAACCAACTCCTCACCGAACTCGACGGCTTAGAGGACATGGAGGACGTGATGGTCATCGGCGCGACCAACCGCCCCGACATCATCGACCCCGCGCTCATCCGCTCCGGGCGCTTCGACCGCATGGTGATGGTCGGGCAGCCCGACACCGAGGGCCGCGAACGCATCCTCCGCATCCACACCGACGACACGCCGCTCGCGCCCGACGTGAGCCTCCGCGAACTCGCCGAGATAACTGATGGGTACGTCGGTTCGGATCTCGCGAACATCGCGCGCGAAGCCGCCATCGAAGCGCTCCGCGAGGACGACGACGCCACCGAAGTCGGCATGCGGCACTTCCGGAAAGCCATGGAGAACGTCCGCCCCACCATCAACGACGACCTCCTCGACTACTACGAGGACGTCGAAGAACAGTTCAAAGGCGGCCAGACACCCGAAACGGGACGGGAAGGCGGCCACATCGGCTTCCAATGA
- the radB gene encoding DNA repair and recombination protein RadB yields MTDSPLTTGCGALDDLLGGGFERGTVTQLYGPPGAGKTNVALSAAVEAADDGDTVVYVDTEGLSVDRFRDVLEGSASNPDAASSRIVVSEAHDFDEQAEAVRDATEFAPDASLVVLDSATGFYRLRRADDEEAGDALRQVAKQATHLLSLARKHDLAAVLTNQVYTDPESDTSRPLGGHTLQHWTGTVVRLDRFKGDRRRATLEKHRAKPEGDRAQFRITNDGIESVT; encoded by the coding sequence GTGACCGACTCCCCCCTCACCACCGGGTGCGGCGCGCTCGACGACCTGCTCGGCGGCGGGTTCGAGCGCGGCACCGTCACCCAGCTCTACGGCCCGCCGGGCGCCGGGAAGACGAACGTTGCGCTCTCCGCCGCCGTCGAGGCCGCGGACGACGGCGACACCGTCGTCTACGTCGACACCGAAGGCCTCTCCGTCGACCGATTTCGAGACGTGCTCGAGGGGAGCGCGAGCAACCCGGACGCCGCCTCGTCCCGCATCGTCGTCTCCGAAGCCCACGACTTCGACGAGCAGGCGGAGGCCGTGCGGGACGCGACCGAGTTCGCGCCCGACGCCAGCCTCGTCGTGCTCGACTCCGCGACCGGGTTCTACCGCCTCCGCCGCGCCGACGACGAGGAGGCGGGCGACGCGCTCCGGCAGGTCGCCAAGCAGGCGACGCACCTGCTCTCGCTCGCGCGCAAGCACGACCTCGCGGCCGTCCTCACCAACCAAGTGTACACCGACCCCGAGTCCGACACCAGCCGCCCGCTCGGCGGCCACACCCTCCAGCACTGGACGGGAACGGTGGTTCGCCTCGACCGCTTCAAGGGCGACCGCCGCCGAGCCACTCTCGAAAAGCACCGCGCGAAACCGGAGGGCGACCGGGCGCAGTTCCGAATCACGAACGACGGCATCGAGAGCGTCACATGA
- a CDS encoding GNAT family N-acetyltransferase has product MDVRRLASPDDLAGLQRVNTLAWRAAYSGLVPESVLDSLSTGVSDDTAERRFEELREADGRVFVAQRDGDIVGYARVRWADTERFVNPGDAGLTALYVHPDHWQDGIGTALLERVLDSLPDGTDALVLEALAGNERAQSFYTRRGFVHAGSRTAEFAGEELETAIYRRDL; this is encoded by the coding sequence ATGGATGTTCGACGCCTCGCGTCTCCCGACGACCTCGCCGGACTCCAGCGCGTGAACACGCTCGCGTGGCGGGCCGCCTACAGCGGTCTCGTCCCGGAATCGGTTCTCGACTCGCTCTCCACGGGCGTTTCCGACGACACCGCGGAACGGCGCTTCGAGGAACTCAGAGAGGCCGACGGACGGGTGTTCGTCGCGCAACGGGACGGCGACATCGTCGGGTACGCCCGCGTCCGGTGGGCGGACACCGAGCGGTTCGTCAATCCCGGAGACGCCGGGCTGACAGCGCTCTACGTTCACCCCGATCACTGGCAGGACGGGATAGGGACGGCGCTCCTCGAACGCGTCCTCGACAGTCTTCCCGACGGCACGGACGCGCTCGTGCTCGAAGCGCTCGCCGGCAACGAACGCGCCCAATCATTCTACACCCGCCGTGGATTCGTTCACGCCGGTAGCCGCACCGCCGAATTCGCCGGCGAGGAACTCGAAACCGCAATCTACCGGCGAGACCTGTAA